The Herbaspirillum sp. RTI4 genome has a segment encoding these proteins:
- a CDS encoding DEAD/DEAH box helicase family protein yields MNQRAATLRQSTLETLNSSELHDHQRTAAKKTFDAFDAKTRAVVLAAEMQAGKSGISLALSCEQRLSLPDEDICDRHKLRDTLYLLTMVDTALLDQAKSDLGAAKNMVVSNFNRFEADLENEFKNNPPKLIIIDECHYGSNITAIRYNKIFDYLEDHNSCKIIFISATPFGALYAAEEAYEQTIEAEEEALADGDQARAKEARTKADELINSSIIRRSFGTKLVFHRTSDEYFGVREMLKAGKVKSLPHKSRSFLVESSERQEFIQHFNNAEGPGWSLVRVPAGTAMAAKDFFRNEGVSEDNIFIIGRSLQGVPEDEQTTIERFKKEYGDAAMFGEKFIAITVAGCRAGINFGRMKDSLISTWDSTVASVAAVVQANIGRACGYHQNKEPIHFTNIDAAAAYGASLDHLEKTTNEHAASDFVGLREFFEELCSEYRVQGLDVGLAVNSKKRKPIGDVETYEAESFVAIPAQLAVGIPDYQQYTADTKFLDAISIIREEFLQDYGPKAKGHRSMRGKKKNWIKAQWVNGDTYDNKEKALKMGTMKERTILFTNALKNKKPLEYNQVVMPGSGELSANKEVTATIFSVYNLSRRDVPKKVMTATDMQQICKLMDVPYDNTLVILYKRGSIDEAATLRKIAANEGPDLETTINDQSQFSGVPDLIY; encoded by the coding sequence ATGAATCAGAGAGCAGCGACGCTACGTCAATCCACTTTAGAAACGCTAAATAGTTCCGAACTTCACGACCATCAGCGTACTGCAGCCAAAAAAACTTTTGATGCTTTTGATGCAAAGACGCGCGCTGTAGTTCTGGCGGCTGAGATGCAAGCGGGAAAATCTGGAATTTCTCTAGCGCTAAGCTGCGAGCAACGTTTGAGTCTGCCTGATGAAGATATATGCGATCGACACAAGTTGCGTGACACACTTTACTTGCTCACGATGGTGGACACCGCACTTTTAGATCAGGCAAAAAGCGACTTGGGTGCAGCAAAAAATATGGTGGTCAGCAACTTTAATCGCTTTGAAGCCGATCTTGAAAATGAATTTAAAAACAACCCACCAAAACTCATTATTATTGATGAGTGCCACTACGGATCAAATATTACCGCCATTCGCTATAACAAAATCTTCGACTATTTGGAAGATCACAATAGTTGCAAAATTATCTTTATATCAGCCACGCCTTTCGGTGCGTTATATGCCGCCGAGGAAGCTTACGAACAAACCATTGAAGCTGAAGAAGAGGCACTGGCAGATGGCGATCAGGCCCGTGCTAAGGAAGCTAGAACCAAAGCAGATGAGCTAATCAATAGCTCCATTATTCGACGCTCTTTTGGCACTAAATTAGTATTCCATCGCACGAGTGATGAATATTTTGGTGTTCGTGAAATGCTTAAAGCAGGAAAAGTGAAGTCACTCCCGCACAAAAGCCGCAGCTTTTTAGTCGAATCCAGTGAGCGGCAAGAGTTCATTCAACATTTTAATAATGCAGAAGGTCCTGGTTGGTCTTTAGTACGCGTACCCGCTGGTACCGCCATGGCCGCTAAGGATTTTTTTCGGAACGAAGGTGTATCGGAAGATAATATCTTTATTATTGGCCGCTCGCTTCAAGGCGTTCCGGAAGATGAGCAAACAACCATCGAGCGCTTCAAAAAAGAGTACGGTGATGCCGCAATGTTCGGTGAAAAATTTATTGCTATAACCGTAGCAGGTTGTCGTGCCGGCATAAATTTTGGCAGAATGAAAGATAGCCTTATTTCCACATGGGACAGCACGGTGGCCAGCGTCGCCGCTGTAGTTCAAGCAAACATTGGCCGTGCCTGTGGATATCATCAAAATAAAGAGCCTATTCACTTCACCAATATTGATGCGGCTGCAGCCTATGGCGCATCACTTGATCACCTAGAGAAAACCACCAACGAACATGCCGCATCTGATTTTGTAGGACTCAGAGAGTTCTTTGAAGAGCTGTGCTCAGAATACCGTGTACAAGGTTTAGATGTAGGGTTGGCAGTAAATAGTAAAAAACGTAAACCTATCGGCGATGTTGAAACATACGAGGCAGAAAGTTTTGTTGCAATTCCCGCACAATTAGCAGTAGGCATACCTGATTATCAACAATATACCGCTGATACTAAATTTTTAGATGCCATATCAATTATTCGGGAGGAATTTCTTCAAGATTATGGGCCTAAAGCCAAAGGCCATCGTTCAATGCGCGGCAAAAAAAAGAACTGGATTAAAGCCCAATGGGTTAATGGAGATACCTACGACAACAAAGAAAAAGCTCTCAAAATGGGGACAATGAAAGAGCGAACGATACTTTTCACCAACGCGCTAAAAAATAAAAAGCCTCTTGAATATAATCAAGTGGTAATGCCTGGTAGTGGTGAATTGTCTGCCAACAAAGAAGTGACCGCCACCATATTCAGTGTATATAACTTATCTCGTCGTGATGTGCCTAAAAAAGTCATGACAGCAACAGACATGCAGCAAATCTGCAAGTTAATGGACGTTCCGTATGACAACACCTTAGTTATCCTCTACAAGCGCGGTTCGATAGACGAGGCGGCAACGCTGCGAAAAATAGCCGCTAACGAAGGTCCAGATTTAGAAACCACTATCAATGATCAAAGTCAGTTTAGTGGAGTTCCTGATCTTATTTACTGA
- a CDS encoding IS3 family transposase (programmed frameshift): MKKSRFTEEQIIGVLKEADAGMNVADLCRKHGISDVTFYNWRSKFGGMEVSEARRLKALEEENQKLKRLVAEQALDILVLKDVLQKKLALPAQRKEIVQQVIAQYDFSERRACNLIGLNRRTYRRSAPVEQDAPVRQRMRELAQERPRFGSPRLHVMLRREGLVINHKRTERLYREEDLSLRGRRRKKRPSHLRVVLPMPQGPDQRWAMDFVADALSNGRRMRMLTVIDVWNRECVKIEVDHSLTGARVARVLEQLRQNGRCPNVIQVDNGPEFISKALDAWPHQCGVKLQFIRPGKPVENAYIESFNGRLREECLNQHAFRSLQEARERIEIWRTDYNSVRPHSALGQMAPDQFRQLHHTENSQIANLRLVHSAG, encoded by the exons ATGAAGAAATCGAGATTTACGGAAGAACAGATAATTGGCGTCTTGAAGGAAGCCGACGCCGGAATGAATGTGGCAGATTTATGCCGTAAGCACGGCATATCAGACGTCACGTTTTACAACTGGCGTAGCAAGTTTGGTGGCATGGAAGTCTCGGAGGCCCGGCGTTTAAAGGCTTTGGAAGAAGAGAATCAGAAGCTCAAACGCCTAGTTGCAGAGCAAGCGCTGGATATCCTCGTATTGAAAGACGTCCTGCAAAAAAAGT TAGCGCTGCCCGCGCAGCGCAAAGAAATCGTGCAGCAAGTCATCGCGCAATACGACTTCTCTGAGCGGCGGGCATGCAACTTAATTGGATTGAATCGGCGTACCTATCGAAGGTCAGCACCTGTAGAGCAGGACGCTCCTGTTCGCCAGAGGATGCGCGAACTGGCACAGGAGCGCCCGCGATTTGGATCTCCGCGTTTGCACGTCATGTTGCGTCGGGAAGGCTTGGTCATCAACCATAAGCGTACCGAGCGTCTCTATCGTGAAGAAGACTTGTCGTTGCGAGGCAGGCGTCGTAAGAAGCGACCAAGTCACTTGCGCGTTGTGCTGCCGATGCCACAAGGGCCAGATCAGCGTTGGGCCATGGACTTCGTCGCTGATGCCCTGAGCAACGGCCGGAGAATGCGCATGCTGACGGTCATTGACGTATGGAATCGGGAATGCGTAAAAATCGAAGTTGATCACTCACTAACAGGCGCTCGGGTGGCACGTGTGCTGGAGCAGTTGCGTCAAAATGGACGTTGCCCTAATGTCATTCAGGTAGACAATGGCCCGGAGTTTATTAGCAAAGCGCTGGATGCCTGGCCACACCAGTGCGGCGTGAAGCTACAATTCATCCGACCTGGCAAGCCCGTCGAAAATGCCTATATCGAGAGCTTCAATGGTCGATTACGTGAAGAATGTTTAAATCAGCATGCGTTTCGTAGCTTGCAAGAGGCCCGCGAGCGCATCGAAATATGGCGAACCGATTACAACTCGGTTCGTCCACATAGCGCCCTCGGGCAAATGGCGCCGGACCAATTCCGGCAATTGCATCACACTGAAAACAGCCAGATTGCTAATTTACGATTGGTGCACTCGGCGGGGTAA
- the pglZ gene encoding BREX-1 system phosphatase PglZ type B — MSEEPKEIQPQGLALEPSRYLSVNLGDEQELAKDLAALSDLPEVALRDKLKSLVKQHQNRREWLWSELGLSPYLEMLVALCEVEILTRSVFSGPDVEAMAQAYQKQHWQTDGAAIEAMAKACDDAQRKLVADILAVIYTPWLSQVAENFQRLVQESGYPGGAQNQINEARSVYQVSSQIIFFIDGLRFDVGQKLLRRLQGKKQITATLETNWAALPSLTATAKAAVTPVHDLLSGSMGTEDFIPMQIQTEQAFSSHFLEKLLKERDWQYLERGEIGDASGKAWVQTGDLDEAGHHAQLALPSHINKILAEIEARIDGLLAAGWRHIRLVTDHGWLWVPDKLPKADLPKDATTKRFSRCAILKSNVATERLSQPWYWNDKVRVAMAPGISGFIAGDCYNHGGLTLQECLTPVINIHVQD, encoded by the coding sequence ATGTCCGAAGAACCAAAAGAAATACAGCCACAGGGCTTAGCGTTAGAGCCGAGTCGCTACTTGAGCGTTAATTTGGGCGATGAGCAGGAGCTTGCTAAAGACTTGGCCGCCCTGTCTGATTTACCTGAGGTTGCGCTACGCGATAAGCTGAAAAGTCTGGTTAAACAACATCAAAATCGTCGTGAATGGCTATGGTCTGAACTTGGTTTATCGCCTTATTTAGAAATGCTAGTGGCACTGTGTGAGGTAGAGATATTGACTCGTTCAGTATTTTCTGGCCCCGACGTGGAGGCAATGGCGCAAGCTTATCAGAAGCAACACTGGCAAACTGATGGTGCAGCGATTGAAGCCATGGCGAAGGCCTGCGATGATGCGCAGCGCAAGTTAGTCGCAGATATTTTGGCCGTGATTTATACGCCATGGTTGTCGCAAGTGGCTGAGAATTTCCAACGTTTAGTGCAAGAGTCTGGTTATCCGGGAGGGGCTCAAAATCAAATCAATGAGGCGCGTTCAGTTTACCAAGTGAGTAGTCAAATCATCTTTTTTATAGATGGTTTGCGCTTTGATGTCGGTCAAAAACTGTTGCGCCGTTTGCAGGGCAAGAAGCAAATAACAGCCACGCTAGAAACAAACTGGGCTGCTTTGCCATCATTAACTGCAACCGCTAAAGCGGCTGTTACACCAGTCCACGATTTGCTTTCTGGCTCAATGGGAACTGAAGACTTTATACCGATGCAGATACAAACCGAACAGGCCTTCTCTAGTCATTTTTTGGAGAAATTATTGAAGGAACGCGATTGGCAGTATTTGGAACGCGGAGAAATCGGTGATGCAAGCGGTAAGGCATGGGTACAAACTGGTGATCTTGATGAGGCAGGCCATCATGCACAGCTAGCTTTACCAAGCCATATTAATAAGATTCTGGCTGAAATTGAAGCGCGCATTGATGGGCTTCTTGCGGCAGGGTGGCGGCATATTCGTCTGGTAACTGACCATGGTTGGTTGTGGGTGCCTGATAAATTACCCAAAGCAGATTTGCCAAAAGATGCGACGACTAAACGGTTTTCACGTTGTGCGATTTTAAAAAGCAATGTGGCGACCGAGCGCCTAAGCCAGCCCTGGTATTGGAATGACAAAGTCCGCGTTGCAATGGCACCAGGAATTAGTGGATTTATCGCAGGTGATTGCTATAACCATGGTGGCTTGACACTGCAGGAATGTTTGACGCCTGTGATTAATATTCACGTTCAAGATTGA
- a CDS encoding ISL3 family transposase: MEGKELYQNLLGLNEPWTVERVDLDMAKLHVDVHVAHPAGTRFACPDCAASCTVYDHLAERVWRHLDSCQFLTYLHARPPRISCPEHGVRQVGLPWAEQGSRFTHLFEVLAIELLQAANVKRAAQILRISWDQAWHLMERAVLRGRAAKGAAVPRQIGIDEKAIAKGHQYMTLVCDRQAATVEYVGEGRTQESLAAYFAAYSREQLAGIEAISLDMWPAYISGCKAHVPQAQEKMVFDRFHIMQHVGNGVDRVRKEEHKTLLQQGDETLKRSKYLWLYSAENMPAAARARFDQIKHGNLKTARAWALKESLRGMWAYQSLGWAKRFWKRWYFWATHSRLPPMIEKAKLVARHLPNILTYFNHRITNAVAEGLNSKIATVQKRACGFRNRDNFKIAIYFHCGGLDLYPASVTHRKVC, from the coding sequence ATGGAAGGCAAGGAGCTGTACCAGAATTTGTTGGGTTTGAATGAACCGTGGACGGTGGAGCGAGTTGATCTGGACATGGCGAAGCTGCATGTTGACGTGCACGTCGCGCACCCTGCCGGTACCCGGTTTGCGTGTCCTGACTGCGCGGCGTCGTGCACGGTCTATGACCATTTGGCGGAGCGTGTTTGGCGGCATCTGGACAGTTGCCAATTTCTGACGTACTTGCATGCCCGGCCACCGCGGATTTCGTGTCCCGAACACGGTGTGCGCCAAGTTGGGTTGCCGTGGGCGGAGCAAGGCAGTCGGTTCACGCATCTGTTTGAAGTGTTGGCCATCGAGTTGCTGCAGGCCGCCAACGTCAAACGCGCAGCGCAGATCCTGCGCATTAGCTGGGATCAAGCGTGGCACCTGATGGAACGCGCGGTATTGCGCGGGCGTGCGGCCAAAGGCGCCGCCGTGCCAAGACAGATTGGTATCGACGAGAAGGCGATTGCGAAAGGCCATCAGTACATGACGCTGGTGTGCGACCGGCAAGCAGCGACGGTGGAGTATGTCGGGGAAGGTCGTACCCAGGAAAGCCTGGCGGCGTACTTTGCCGCCTATAGCAGGGAGCAACTTGCTGGGATCGAGGCGATCAGCCTGGACATGTGGCCGGCGTACATCAGCGGCTGCAAAGCGCACGTTCCGCAGGCGCAGGAGAAGATGGTATTTGATCGCTTCCACATCATGCAGCATGTCGGCAACGGTGTCGATCGCGTGCGCAAGGAGGAACACAAAACACTGCTGCAACAGGGCGACGAAACACTCAAGCGCAGCAAGTACCTGTGGCTCTACAGCGCCGAGAACATGCCTGCAGCTGCACGCGCCAGATTTGATCAGATCAAGCACGGCAACTTGAAAACGGCCCGCGCCTGGGCGCTGAAGGAATCGTTGCGGGGGATGTGGGCTTACCAAAGCCTCGGCTGGGCCAAACGGTTCTGGAAGCGCTGGTATTTCTGGGCCACGCACAGCCGCCTGCCGCCCATGATTGAAAAGGCCAAACTGGTTGCCCGGCACTTGCCCAACATCTTGACCTATTTTAATCATCGCATTACCAATGCCGTCGCAGAAGGATTGAATTCGAAGATTGCAACTGTACAAAAACGCGCCTGTGGCTTCCGAAATCGTGACAACTTCAAGATCGCCATTTACTTCCATTGTGGTGGCCTTGATCTTTATCCGGCATCAGTGACCCACAGGAAAGTCTGTTGA
- a CDS encoding IS30 family transposase has translation MPSIYGAMTDDRKAIIWRMWQQGYPMSEIARDIEKPAATIYSYLLYHGGITPRKRQRRATCLTLEEREDISRALAKECSIRSIARELNRSPSTISREISRNGGVVKYRASIAEQAFLKRAKRPKSFLLAERPALRCLVEERLASNWSPEQIAGWLKTRQTDTSKEMYVSHETIYKSLFIQTRALFREELKKHLRTKRMFRHAKNHKAGSRGQILDTISIRDRPVEIEDRAIPGHWEGDLIIGANNSAIATVVERQSRFTVLCKCEGRTAPSVVHSLTEQMKKLPYQICKSLTWDRGQELSAHKQFTIATDMEVYFCDPRSPWQRGTNENTNGLLRQYFPKGSGLAKYSQHELDDIAAELNARPRKTLGFRTPAEIFNNALQ, from the coding sequence ATGCCAAGTATTTACGGAGCAATGACCGATGATCGCAAAGCCATCATCTGGCGAATGTGGCAACAAGGATATCCGATGAGCGAAATAGCCAGGGACATTGAGAAGCCAGCGGCAACCATATACTCCTACCTGCTCTATCACGGTGGCATCACGCCACGAAAGAGGCAGCGTCGAGCGACTTGCCTTACTCTTGAAGAGCGCGAAGACATTTCTAGGGCACTAGCCAAAGAGTGCAGTATTCGCAGTATTGCCAGAGAACTTAATCGTTCACCATCGACAATTTCCAGGGAAATATCCCGGAACGGTGGCGTCGTTAAATATCGTGCCAGTATTGCTGAACAAGCTTTTCTTAAACGAGCGAAGCGACCAAAATCATTCTTACTGGCAGAACGTCCGGCCCTAAGATGTCTTGTAGAGGAAAGGCTCGCCTCAAACTGGTCTCCAGAGCAAATCGCTGGATGGCTAAAGACCAGGCAGACCGACACGAGCAAGGAGATGTATGTGTCCCATGAAACGATATACAAGTCTTTGTTTATTCAGACACGGGCCTTATTTCGGGAAGAGCTGAAAAAACATTTAAGAACGAAACGGATGTTTCGCCATGCCAAAAATCATAAGGCCGGTAGTAGAGGGCAAATTTTGGATACTATCTCGATCAGAGATCGTCCCGTTGAAATCGAAGACCGAGCAATCCCTGGGCACTGGGAGGGCGATCTGATTATCGGTGCCAATAACAGCGCCATAGCCACCGTAGTTGAGCGTCAGTCTAGATTTACCGTCTTGTGTAAGTGTGAAGGCCGCACAGCACCAAGTGTGGTGCACTCACTGACGGAGCAGATGAAAAAACTTCCCTATCAGATCTGCAAAAGTTTAACTTGGGATCGCGGACAAGAGCTTTCAGCACATAAACAATTTACTATCGCAACAGATATGGAAGTTTATTTTTGCGATCCTCGTAGTCCATGGCAACGGGGCACTAATGAAAATACCAATGGTCTGTTGAGGCAATATTTCCCAAAAGGAAGCGGACTGGCCAAATATTCCCAACACGAATTAGATGACATAGCAGCAGAGCTCAATGCCCGACCACGAAAAACTCTCGGGTTTAGAACGCCGGCGGAAATTTTTAATAACGCGTTGCAGTGA
- a CDS encoding DEAD/DEAH box helicase family protein, whose product MSATAEKHRSYIQTIFESTFEHQQIAARKALSALNNNARAVVVAAEMQSGKSGVALALACLRRLSLSDLAISDRKQLKDTLYLVTMADTALLSQAKQDLLLAPNVVVSNFNHFQRTLAIDFKHHAPKLIIIDECHYGSSSDGVRYGKVFDYLELDNTSGQVVFISATPFSALYAAGSDSILRHSFHTHLVFHKASTEYHGIRQMHSAHQVVKLDRSQRNFCDDSLMRRNFIEQFQNHTGAGWALIRVPGSSAQEAKKILLQKGIKEDQIFILGQSLSDTDEADLTNLEDFKKEFETAKLFDEKIIAITVAGFRAGINFGQEMKELLIATWDSTIANIAAVVQANIGRACGYHHNIHAKHYTNLDAISAYSELLNHLESSDNSDNFDGLQQLFERICQQYDIAGFDRGTEVRPEPATVISRKIDDSLTYQTAQYCVVSAKLEEANPNFSEITQDTDFLEAIALIRQEYLKDGAPYVKAKRALRGEHQNWIKAQWVNGVSYDNFNLSNHAAKPRTLDFITRLKNGDAIAFNEIVNPGGGEATKDKRIAASIFSIYNTSSQLEQFKRKMSLEDVHEMCDALNTERDNTVIVLFKRGEFDQTTTDKKAETLEQSRIKHRSVFNS is encoded by the coding sequence ATGTCCGCAACTGCTGAAAAGCACCGTAGCTATATTCAAACTATTTTCGAGTCAACCTTTGAGCATCAACAGATAGCCGCCCGAAAAGCGCTGTCTGCACTGAATAACAATGCCAGAGCAGTCGTTGTTGCGGCCGAAATGCAGTCAGGAAAATCTGGTGTCGCATTGGCTCTGGCCTGCTTAAGACGTCTATCACTTTCAGATCTAGCCATTAGTGACCGCAAGCAGCTTAAAGATACGCTGTATCTCGTTACCATGGCCGATACAGCGCTGCTTTCACAAGCCAAACAAGATCTGTTACTAGCACCCAATGTCGTGGTCAGTAACTTCAATCACTTTCAGCGAACCCTGGCGATAGACTTTAAACATCACGCACCCAAACTTATTATTATTGATGAGTGTCACTATGGTTCTTCTTCCGATGGCGTGCGCTACGGTAAAGTGTTCGATTATTTAGAGCTAGACAACACCAGCGGGCAAGTCGTATTTATTTCAGCAACCCCCTTCAGTGCCTTATATGCGGCAGGCAGCGACTCTATCTTGCGACACAGTTTTCATACGCACCTGGTCTTTCACAAGGCAAGTACTGAATACCATGGCATTCGTCAAATGCACAGCGCGCACCAAGTAGTAAAATTGGATCGATCACAACGAAATTTCTGCGACGATTCTTTAATGCGCCGCAACTTTATAGAGCAATTTCAAAACCACACAGGCGCAGGTTGGGCACTCATACGTGTGCCAGGGAGTTCAGCGCAAGAAGCAAAAAAAATTCTGCTGCAAAAAGGAATCAAGGAGGATCAAATTTTCATTCTCGGTCAAAGTCTGAGTGATACGGACGAAGCCGACCTAACAAATCTGGAAGATTTCAAAAAAGAATTTGAAACGGCAAAACTTTTTGATGAAAAAATAATTGCCATTACCGTTGCAGGATTTCGCGCCGGGATTAATTTCGGACAGGAAATGAAAGAGCTATTAATCGCGACGTGGGATAGTACCATTGCCAATATCGCCGCCGTTGTCCAGGCTAATATTGGACGCGCTTGCGGTTACCACCACAACATTCATGCCAAACATTACACCAATCTTGATGCGATCAGCGCCTACAGCGAACTGTTAAACCACTTAGAGTCCAGCGACAATAGCGATAACTTTGATGGCCTCCAACAGCTATTTGAACGAATTTGCCAGCAATATGATATTGCGGGTTTTGATCGCGGCACCGAAGTGCGACCCGAGCCAGCAACCGTGATTAGCAGAAAAATCGATGACAGCCTGACTTATCAAACCGCCCAATATTGCGTGGTGTCTGCCAAGCTTGAAGAAGCGAATCCAAATTTCAGTGAGATAACACAAGATACAGATTTTCTTGAAGCTATTGCGCTCATTCGTCAAGAATACTTAAAAGACGGTGCACCCTATGTAAAAGCCAAACGAGCACTCAGAGGCGAGCATCAAAATTGGATTAAAGCCCAATGGGTCAATGGAGTTAGTTATGATAATTTTAATCTCAGTAATCATGCTGCAAAACCTCGAACACTCGATTTCATTACACGTTTGAAAAACGGCGACGCCATAGCATTCAATGAAATTGTGAACCCCGGTGGTGGCGAAGCAACGAAAGACAAACGCATCGCTGCGAGTATCTTTAGCATTTACAACACCTCGAGCCAACTTGAACAATTTAAGCGAAAAATGAGCCTTGAGGATGTGCACGAGATGTGTGATGCACTAAATACCGAGCGAGATAACACGGTAATCGTGTTATTTAAACGTGGTGAGTTTGACCAAACAACTACGGACAAAAAAGCGGAAACCCTAGAACAGAGCCGAATCAAACACCGTTCAGTGTTCAATTCGTAA
- a CDS encoding helix-turn-helix domain-containing protein — protein MNSNRLTITGISDVKTVTDQPIHSQRELFQADTTWFHVLRSMIETGDIARMGAYAVTVYLVIKSHANFKTGRSFPAIETVVRESGISRSQVIRELRTLEKFGYITKTRRGRHNEYKLREKVSIQDGDGRPTAVATWDYLPSTVQAAAADLKNVLVSGDFSGSRIVRIDRLQVNVTHASGNAVVFNAQDVECLPKEMRDVLMSLHAKLQQEKTEQVVHSSV, from the coding sequence ATGAACTCAAACCGATTAACAATTACTGGAATTTCTGATGTCAAAACTGTGACGGATCAACCAATTCATAGTCAGCGCGAATTATTCCAAGCAGATACAACGTGGTTTCACGTGCTGCGTTCAATGATTGAGACTGGCGACATAGCTCGCATGGGGGCTTATGCGGTCACGGTCTATTTGGTCATCAAATCACATGCAAATTTCAAGACTGGCCGATCTTTTCCTGCGATCGAGACTGTAGTGAGAGAGTCTGGAATAAGCCGAAGCCAGGTGATACGAGAATTAAGAACTTTAGAAAAGTTCGGGTACATCACCAAGACGCGCAGGGGGCGACACAATGAATACAAATTACGAGAAAAAGTAAGTATTCAAGACGGTGACGGCCGACCGACAGCAGTAGCAACTTGGGACTACCTTCCGTCTACCGTGCAGGCGGCTGCTGCTGATCTAAAAAATGTTTTGGTATCTGGTGATTTTTCGGGATCTAGAATTGTCCGTATAGACAGGCTACAGGTCAATGTGACGCATGCAAGCGGAAATGCCGTCGTATTCAATGCTCAAGACGTGGAATGTCTCCCCAAGGAAATGCGCGATGTTTTAATGTCTCTCCACGCCAAACTTCAGCAGGAAAAAACTGAGCAAGTTGTACACAGCTCTGTGTAA
- a CDS encoding serine/threonine-protein kinase, whose protein sequence is MHKIPYNRAELEFELRAEIGADGKNSRTHVAYDPQLNAEIVIKQIAKSTLESVDTYFDESRHLYLSSHSNVVQIHYACLDKDCIYIAMPYYRRGSLKQLIDRRFLTVREIVVFGCQIISGLHNIHSKGLVHFDIKPDNVLLSERGEALVSDFGLARKLSQAGIAEQDRFYAKNLPPESFGKYEHTRSFDVYQLGLTIYRMCNGDKMFYQQFEKYGDQANFKRDEFRFDVRNGRFPDRSAFKEHIPQRLRTVVTKCLEPDPNERYGSVIEIANDLAMINEKFDWEYTPDGDGHTWTLESDGRQIKLIVDADMNSSALKTINGCTTKITGYCQKNISVRDIKKFLKETS, encoded by the coding sequence GTGCATAAAATACCCTATAACAGAGCGGAGCTAGAATTCGAATTGCGAGCAGAGATTGGCGCTGATGGAAAGAACTCTCGTACCCACGTAGCATATGACCCTCAGCTCAATGCCGAGATAGTTATTAAGCAGATTGCAAAGTCGACGCTGGAGTCAGTCGACACGTATTTTGATGAGTCACGTCATTTGTATTTGAGTAGCCATTCGAACGTAGTTCAGATTCACTACGCCTGTCTCGATAAAGACTGTATATATATCGCGATGCCTTATTATCGACGTGGATCATTGAAGCAGCTAATCGATAGGAGGTTTCTGACTGTGCGTGAGATTGTGGTTTTTGGCTGCCAGATCATTAGTGGTTTGCACAATATTCATTCGAAAGGTCTTGTTCATTTCGACATTAAACCTGACAACGTCCTTTTGTCGGAGCGCGGAGAAGCCCTGGTTTCTGATTTTGGTTTGGCTCGGAAATTGTCACAAGCGGGCATTGCTGAACAAGATCGTTTCTACGCGAAAAATCTGCCGCCGGAATCGTTCGGTAAATATGAACACACACGTTCATTTGATGTCTATCAACTGGGTCTGACGATTTATCGAATGTGTAACGGCGATAAGATGTTTTATCAGCAGTTCGAAAAGTACGGTGATCAAGCGAACTTTAAACGTGACGAATTCAGGTTTGATGTTCGAAATGGTCGTTTCCCTGATCGAAGTGCGTTCAAAGAGCATATTCCTCAAAGGCTGCGAACCGTTGTCACTAAGTGTCTGGAACCAGATCCGAATGAGCGCTACGGTTCAGTTATTGAGATCGCCAACGATTTAGCAATGATCAATGAGAAATTTGATTGGGAATATACCCCCGATGGCGATGGTCACACGTGGACGCTTGAAAGCGATGGTCGGCAAATTAAGCTGATAGTGGATGCAGATATGAACTCTTCGGCTTTGAAGACTATCAATGGGTGTACAACTAAAATCACTGGTTATTGTCAAAAAAATATATCCGTGCGCGACATCAAGAAATTTTTGAAGGAAACGTCATGA